A genomic window from Nocardioides rotundus includes:
- a CDS encoding putative protein N(5)-glutamine methyltransferase, with translation MTPDIDALARRLRAAGCVFAEEEAGLLLGEGWSADELHARVARRVTGEPLETVLGWVLFAGRRLRVGPGVFVPRRRTELLARAAAERMPTDGVLVELCCGAAPVAAVVPAREAHAADLSATALAWARLNAPQARVHEGDLYSALPSDLRGRVDVLVANAPHVPSDEIRLMPPEAREHEPRRALDGGADGARVQRRIAEEAPAWLAPGGVLALETGPGHPGPVLEAVVYAGLDARLVVDETVGGAVVVGTPPAATRRAAGR, from the coding sequence ATGACCCCCGACATCGACGCGCTCGCCCGGCGGCTGCGCGCGGCCGGCTGCGTGTTCGCCGAGGAGGAGGCCGGTCTGCTGCTCGGCGAGGGCTGGTCCGCCGACGAGCTGCACGCCCGGGTCGCCCGACGGGTGACCGGCGAGCCGCTGGAGACCGTGCTCGGCTGGGTGCTCTTCGCCGGCCGTCGCCTTCGGGTCGGACCCGGGGTCTTCGTCCCGCGGCGCCGCACCGAGCTGCTGGCTCGCGCGGCGGCCGAGCGGATGCCGACGGACGGGGTCCTGGTCGAGCTGTGCTGCGGAGCGGCGCCGGTCGCGGCCGTCGTACCCGCCCGCGAGGCGCACGCCGCCGACCTGTCGGCGACGGCGCTGGCCTGGGCCCGGCTCAACGCCCCGCAGGCGCGGGTCCATGAGGGCGACCTGTACTCCGCGCTGCCGAGCGACCTGCGCGGCAGGGTCGACGTGCTGGTCGCGAACGCACCGCATGTGCCGAGCGACGAGATCCGGCTGATGCCACCGGAGGCGAGGGAGCACGAGCCTCGACGTGCGCTGGACGGCGGCGCCGACGGGGCCCGAGTGCAACGGCGGATCGCCGAGGAGGCACCCGCATGGCTCGCGCCGGGAGGGGTCCTCGCTCTCGAGACCGGACCGGGCCACCCTGGTCCGGTGCTGGAGGCGGTGGTCTACGCCGGGCTGGACGCGCGACTGGTGGTGGACGAGACCGTCGGCGGCGCCGTGGTCGTCGGCACACCACCGGCGGCGACGCGGCGAGCAGCCGGGCGCTAG
- a CDS encoding SixA phosphatase family protein, giving the protein MADQGRRLVVMRHAAAASSASSDRERPLTDAGASAARDAGRWLAAQGLRPDLALVSEARRAQETWAGVCAGGDYDPSTGSAEPGIYSAGPEAVLDLIHLVDDDVRTLVVVGHNPTMSVLAMTLDDGSTSTLLAHPDFRPGAMAVFELDGPWADLTTQGARATEVYVGRG; this is encoded by the coding sequence GTGGCAGATCAAGGACGACGACTCGTCGTGATGCGGCACGCCGCCGCCGCGTCGTCGGCGAGCAGTGACCGTGAGCGACCCCTGACCGACGCCGGCGCCAGCGCCGCCCGGGACGCCGGCCGCTGGCTGGCCGCGCAGGGGCTGCGGCCCGACCTGGCCCTGGTCTCCGAGGCGAGGCGGGCCCAGGAGACGTGGGCGGGCGTGTGCGCCGGAGGGGACTACGACCCGTCCACCGGGAGCGCCGAGCCCGGCATCTACTCCGCCGGCCCGGAGGCCGTACTGGACCTGATCCACCTCGTCGACGACGACGTCCGGACCCTGGTCGTGGTGGGTCACAACCCCACCATGTCGGTGCTGGCGATGACCCTGGACGACGGCTCGACGAGCACCCTGCTCGCGCACCCGGACTTCCGCCCCGGAGCGATGGCCGTCTTCGAGCTGGACGGGCCCTGGGCCGACCTGACCACCCAGGGCGCACGCGCGACCGAGGTGTACGTCGGGCGCGGATGA